Sequence from the Clostridium butyricum genome:
CTTTAAAGTAGACGACGATAAATAATAGGGTTTACTAAAATCTGATTTTAGATATAATTAATACAGGGAAGGCAAACTCGTCTTCCCTTTTTCTAAAGTAAAAAAGTATAAACAAAAGCATTTGACAAAAAATAACTGTCAAATGTCAATTAATTTAATGGTGGTGAGTATAAAACAATGGCAAATAAAGACTATTATGAAGTGCTTGGCCTTCAAAAAGGCGCAAGTGATGACGAAATAAAAAGAGCCTTTAGAAAATTAGCCGTAAAATATCATCCAGATAGAAATCAAGGGAATGCTGAAGCTGAAGAGAAGTTTAAGGAAATAAATGAAGCTTATCAGATTCTTTCAGATCCAGAAAAAAAAGCTAAATATGATCAATTTGGATCAGCAGCATTTGATGGTACAGGTGGATTCAATGGCGGTGGATTCGGTGGATTTGATGGCTTTGATATGGGTGGATTTGGCGATATTTTTGAATCATTCTTTGGCGGCGGCGGTGGAAGCTCTAGGAGAAGAAATGGCCCAGTAAGAGGTAATGATATAGAATACACTGTGACATTGACTTTTGAAGAAGCTGTTTTTGGTGTTGAGAAGGAAATTTCTATAACTAGAAGCGAAAACTGTGAACATTGTAGTGGTTCTGGTGCTGAGCCAGGGACAAATGTTAAAACATGTCCAACATGTGGTGGATCAGGTCAAGTAAGAGTTCAAAGACAAACTCCTTTAGGAAGTTTTGTATCAACTTCTACATGTGATCATTGTCAAGGTAGTGGGAAGATTACTGAGACTCCATGTAAGGAATGTAAGGGAAAAGGTAATATAAGAAAGAATAGAACGATTAAAGTTAATATTCCAGCTGGTGTAGACACAGGAAATGTAATGCCTTTAAGAGGACAAGGAGAACATGGGCTAAGAGGCGGAACTCCTGGTGACTTATATATTAAAATAAATGTCACTCCATCGAAGGTGTTTACAAGAAAAGGAAATGATATTTATATAGATACACATATTTCTATGGCAAAAGCTGCATTAGGTACAGAAATAACTGTCGCTACAGTAGATGGAAATGTTAAGTATACTATTCCAGCAGGTACTCAGTCAGGAACTATGTTTAGACTAAAGAGCAAGGGAATTCAAAGAGTTAATTCAACAGGTAAGGGAGATCAATACGTTAAAGTTATAGTTGATATTCCTAAATCTTTAAATAAAGCACAAGAAGAAGCACTTTATGCATTTATGAAGGCATCTGGTGAAGAAGCTGATGAGGGAACAGGAACTCATAAAAAGAAACTATTCGGAAAAAAATAGAGTTTGATATTTTAAAGCTGTCTATAAATTTTTATAGACAGCTTTTTTAGAATTAAAATAATACAGTTTAAATGTACACTTGCAATAATTAATTTATATAGATAAATTTTTAATCATTAAAAGGATGAGTAGGTGTTGTTTTGTTCCGAATTACTTTGAGCCTTAAGTTTATTTATTGTATCAGTATCACCTGAACGAGTTGCTTCAATAAGTGTATTCAGATTTCCTGATACTACAACATCTCCTCTATTAATATCATCATTTTTATTTGATTGTTGATTTTTACTTTGAGAATCATTAGAATTTGAACTATTTTCAGACTGAATACTTGAAATTTGAGATTGTATTGTTGAAATTTGAGATTCTAAAAGAGAAACTTGTGTTGATTTACTTTCCTCATCTAAAGTTGTATCACTTTGAACACTTTTTAGATCACTTTGCAAGCTTTTTAATTGACTTTGTAAGGATTGTATTTGACTAGTGTTATTTGATGATGATGTATAACTATTACTTACTCCATTTATTTGCATTTTAACATCTCCTTTATGTTTTTGTTATATAATTCATTTATCTTTCGGTGTTTAAAATCATGTCTTGATAAATTTTATAGAAGATTTATATAAGGTTTATACAATGTTTAGGAATATGATTAGTACTTTAGAAAATATTTATATTATTTATATTTTAATAATATTTTTAACTTGTGGTATTTTTTAAAATAAATAATAAATACTAAGTATGAAGAGAGTAATGATTTTTAGGTAGAGGTGATGTTTTTTTGAATAGATTAAAAGATGAATTAATAAAAGAAATTGAACAGTTTAGAGAATTAGGTCATAGATTTTTAAATGGTGACGTGTCTGTTATGGAGTTTAAACATGCTTCTGGAGGTATGGGGGCATATGCAGAAAGAAGTAAGAATACTTTTATGGTTAGACTTAGGATTCCATCAGGCATTACAGATATAAATGAATTAAGATGGGTTTGTAAAACAGCTGAAAAATATGGCTTGGAAAAGATTCATTTTACAACAAGAGAGGCGATTCAATATCATAATTTATCTATAGATGATATATGTGATATTATGAAAGAAGCACTAGATTATAATATATATACGCGAGGAGCAGGAGGAAATTTTCCTAGAAATGTAGCAATGTCGCCTCTTGCTGGAGTTGATAAATTTGAAGCATTTGATGTTACGCCATATGCTTTAGCAGTAAATAATTATTTTTTGCAGAGAATAACATCGTATAAACTTCCAAGAAAGATTAAAGTATCATTTTCTAGTAGTAATATGGATTCAGGCCACTGTAACATTACTGATTTGGGATTTTTAGCGGTAACTGAAAATAATAAAGAATTTTTTAAAGTATATTTAGGTGGAGGCCTTGGGCAGAATCCTAGGGTAGGAATAGCATTAGGTGACCTTATAAATCCTAGTGAAGTGTTGTATCATGTTGAAGCTATGGTTCAGATGTTTATAGCAGAAGGAGATTACAATAACAGAGCTAAGGCAAGAATTAGATATATTTTGGATAGAATGGGAGAAGAAGAATTTATTGATTGTTATAAAAAACATTTATCTATTATAAAAGAAAAAGAAGATTTAACTTTAAATTTATCACCACATACTATTAAAAAAGAAGGAATAAAAACACATATT
This genomic interval carries:
- the dnaJ gene encoding molecular chaperone DnaJ codes for the protein MANKDYYEVLGLQKGASDDEIKRAFRKLAVKYHPDRNQGNAEAEEKFKEINEAYQILSDPEKKAKYDQFGSAAFDGTGGFNGGGFGGFDGFDMGGFGDIFESFFGGGGGSSRRRNGPVRGNDIEYTVTLTFEEAVFGVEKEISITRSENCEHCSGSGAEPGTNVKTCPTCGGSGQVRVQRQTPLGSFVSTSTCDHCQGSGKITETPCKECKGKGNIRKNRTIKVNIPAGVDTGNVMPLRGQGEHGLRGGTPGDLYIKINVTPSKVFTRKGNDIYIDTHISMAKAALGTEITVATVDGNVKYTIPAGTQSGTMFRLKSKGIQRVNSTGKGDQYVKVIVDIPKSLNKAQEEALYAFMKASGEEADEGTGTHKKKLFGKK
- a CDS encoding FlxA-like family protein; protein product: MQINGVSNSYTSSSNNTSQIQSLQSQLKSLQSDLKSVQSDTTLDEESKSTQVSLLESQISTIQSQISSIQSENSSNSNDSQSKNQQSNKNDDINRGDVVVSGNLNTLIEATRSGDTDTINKLKAQSNSEQNNTYSSF
- a CDS encoding nitrite/sulfite reductase — protein: MNRLKDELIKEIEQFRELGHRFLNGDVSVMEFKHASGGMGAYAERSKNTFMVRLRIPSGITDINELRWVCKTAEKYGLEKIHFTTREAIQYHNLSIDDICDIMKEALDYNIYTRGAGGNFPRNVAMSPLAGVDKFEAFDVTPYALAVNNYFLQRITSYKLPRKIKVSFSSSNMDSGHCNITDLGFLAVTENNKEFFKVYLGGGLGQNPRVGIALGDLINPSEVLYHVEAMVQMFIAEGDYNNRAKARIRYILDRMGEEEFIDCYKKHLSIIKEKEDLTLNLSPHTIKKEGIKTHIKNNRLIEQKQDGLYSVYFHPIGGQISVYILEKILNLIDGMKDISIRLTMTEGMYIRNLNGEEAEKLLNETQNLGGETHLEQSISCIGVPTCQIGLLESQKMLNEIIEYFKEKNYTKDVLPRVHISGCGNSCGIHEACLIGLTGKKKKVDDELQDTFELHINGSFEEGSARLGKVYGQILAKEIPEFLYELSLLIEKKNMNFHDFIDKYENELEDLVDKYKK